A single region of the Candidatus Sungiibacteriota bacterium genome encodes:
- a CDS encoding transketolase family protein, protein MPINSKMKLVENILDLKSLEQKPTRDGWGLGLLQAGDENPNVVALCADLTESTRTEAFAKKFPERFVEMGVAEQNMASVAAGMSLMGKIPFIASYAMFSPGRNWEQIRTTIAYNEANVKIGGAHAGVSVGPDGATHQAIEDIALMRPIANMQVFAPCDMWEAKKVTYAMSKVEGPCYSRYAREKTPVFTTEETPFEIGKAQVFWQESGKKPDVSIIACGPLTHNAILAASELEQEGFSIRVVNSPSIKPMDEETIVKAAKDAGYVVTVEEHQVAGGMGSAVAEILARHYPVPMEFIGVQNRFGESGEPRELVEHFGMGVSNIKEAVKKVIARK, encoded by the coding sequence ATGCCGATTAATTCTAAAATGAAATTGGTTGAGAATATTCTTGACCTGAAGTCTCTTGAGCAAAAACCCACACGAGATGGTTGGGGTTTGGGATTACTGCAGGCCGGGGACGAAAACCCGAATGTGGTGGCACTCTGCGCAGACCTTACCGAATCAACCCGTACTGAAGCATTTGCCAAAAAATTTCCGGAGCGATTTGTGGAAATGGGAGTGGCGGAGCAGAATATGGCGTCGGTTGCCGCCGGAATGTCGCTTATGGGTAAAATTCCTTTTATTGCAAGTTATGCCATGTTTAGTCCGGGCAGAAACTGGGAACAGATTCGCACCACCATTGCCTATAACGAGGCGAACGTAAAAATCGGAGGAGCGCATGCCGGAGTTTCCGTGGGACCGGATGGCGCAACGCACCAAGCCATTGAAGATATTGCCCTTATGCGGCCAATTGCAAATATGCAGGTTTTTGCGCCCTGTGATATGTGGGAAGCAAAGAAAGTGACTTATGCTATGTCCAAAGTTGAAGGCCCGTGTTACAGCCGTTACGCCCGCGAAAAAACCCCGGTATTTACTACAGAGGAGACGCCGTTTGAAATTGGAAAAGCGCAGGTTTTTTGGCAGGAATCGGGGAAAAAGCCGGATGTTTCAATTATTGCCTGCGGTCCGCTGACGCATAATGCGATTTTGGCCGCTTCGGAACTTGAGCAAGAAGGGTTTTCAATAAGGGTAGTCAATAGCCCGTCCATAAAACCTATGGATGAGGAAACCATAGTTAAAGCAGCCAAAGATGCGGGATATGTGGTCACTGTTGAAGAGCATCAAGTCGCGGGAGGCATGGGTTCTGCGGTTGCTGAAATTTTAGCAAGGCACTATCCCGTACCCATGGAATTTATAGGGGTGCAAAATCGGTTTGGTGAATCAGGTGAACCCAGAGAGTTAGTTGAACATTTTGGGATGGGGGTAAGTAATATCAAAGAAGCGGTGAAAAAAGTAATTGCAAGAAAGTGA